CCGATGAAGACCCAGAATTCAGCATCGAAATGCATGTCGGTTCTCCGCCGCTTTTAGGATTTCATGGTGGCGAGAGCGGCGGCGATCGCTTTCGCGTCGGCCGGCTTGCCAGTCAGATGTTCGACGATGGCCGCGGCCGTGTCATGGGCGATCTGCTCGACATTCGCCATGGCTTTGGTCTTCATCGTTTCGATTTGTGCCTCGCCTGCGGCAATCTTGGCGCCGAGATCGGCTTCGAGCGAATGGCGCTTGGCTTCCGCTTCGGCCGCCAATCTCGCATGGGTCTCTTGCGCCAGCGCTTGGGCGCGCGCCTTGGCGTCGGCGAGGGTCTTTTGATAGTCGGCGGAAGCTTGGTCGGCGGCCGTGCGTCTGGCAAAAGCGGCGCTGAGATCACCCTCGATCTTGGCGTGCCGGTCATGCAGGATCACCCCGATACGCGGCAGCGCAAACTTAGACATCAGCAGATAAAGCGCGCCGAAGGTCAGGACGAGCCAGACGAGCAGAGGTGCGAAATTGGCCGGGTCGAAAGGCGGAAATGCGCTTTCTCCCGCCGCCGGTACTTGCGTGCCCGTCATATGGCCATGCTCAGCGCTGGTCGCCATTTTCAGTTCCGTTTGCAATCTCTAATTGAAAGTTGAACGCGGGCCACGAAAAGCGAGGCCCGCGCCCTGTTTATGCTTGGCTCACTTCAGCACGAACAACAGAAGGATCGCGACCAGAAAGGCGAAGATCCCGAGGCCTTCAGCCAGCGCCGCGCCGATGAAGGCGCGTCCGAACTGGGCGTCCGATGCCGTCGGATTGCGCAAAGCGCCGGCAAGGTAATTACCGAAAATCAAGCCGACGCCGATCGCGGCGGCGCCCATGCCGATCGCGGCAATGCCGGCCCCCAAATATCTAGCTGCTTCGGGATTCATTATATGCTCCTGTTGGATAGGGCGACCGATCTGTTGTTGCGCTCTTTATTCAGTGGCCCGGATGAATTGCGTCGTTGATATAGACGCAAGAGAGAATGGCGAAGACATAGGCTTGCAGCACTGCGACGAGCAGTTCGAGCGCCATGAAAATGACGGTGGCGATCAGCGGCAGCGGCGCGATGATGGCGAAGACGCCGGCACCGAGCAGAGCGGCGACGAAGCCGCCCATGATTTTCAGCGTGATATGGCCGGCGAGGATGTTGCCGAAAAGACGAACCGAGAGGCTGATCGGCCGCGCGGCGAAAGAGAGGATCTCGATCATCACCACGAAGGGCAGCAGCACGATCGTCACGCCAGAAGGCACGAAGAGGCGAAGGAAATGCAGCCCGTGCTTATAGAAGCCATAGACCAATACCAGCCCGTTCACCAAAATGGCGAGCGCGAAGGTCACGACGATCTGACTCGTGACCGAGAAAGTATAGGGAAAGAGTCCGACGAGATTGGACACGAGCACGAACATGAACAGGCTGAAAATGAAGGGAAAGAAGCGCATCCCCGCCTGTCCCGCCGTGAGCCGCACGGTCGAGGCGACAAATTCATAGGTCATCTCCGCCATCGACTGCAGCCGGCCAGGCACGATCGCGCGCGAACGCGTGCCCGCGAGCATCAACAGGGCAATCGCCGCGACGACGATCACCATGAACAGCGAAGCATTGGTGAAGCTGGCATTGACGCCGAACGGATGCCAGTCGACGATCGACTGGATCGCGAATTGGTGGATCGGATCCATGCCTGTTTCTGCGGCCACTTTAACCACCCTCGAAACGGCGCCAATTCACCATTGAAATGGCGCCCAGACTAATCTTCTGTGCCCCGCTTGGGTCCGGTCGGACTGGCGGCGAGGCGATAGACATTAACGAACCCTGCCGCGGTCCCGAGCCCCAAGAAGAGGATCAGCAGGAACGGCTTGGTATGAAACCAAGTGTCGAGCTGCCAACCGATGACGGCGCCGACAACGATAGCGGCCACGAATTCAGTCAGCACACGAAGGCCGAGGTTGATCGCTTTGCCGAGCGATTGGCCCGCGAGATCGGCTGCATTGCTTTCGCTTGCTGTCGTGTCTCTTTGCCTTGCGTCGAGCGCGCTCGAGAGACTCGCGAGCCGCGCTTTTAGGGCGGCATCTTCGCGGGTTTCAAATGTGCTCGTCTCGTCTGGGCTCGCTTCCTTTCGGCCCGCCTTATTTCCGCCAGCCTGCTCTTGGTCCGTAGCGTCGCGTATCGCGCTGCGCCGGCCCCGCTCGTTGTCATTCACGTTTTGCGCCATAGTCGCTTCCCGCCTCTAGTGAGAACGGACTTGCGATCTATAAGACGGCCGAATGTGAAAAGCGAGGGCGGCCCGCGGCCGAAACGAAGCTTGTTAGCCTCGTTGGACGCAGTTATTTCCAAGTTCAAGCGGCGCGCACCATAAAAATCGTTTCATGCGCTGTCAAGGTTTGGCCATAAATTGTTAAACATTTGAATCGCAATCGAAAACATAGAATGATCGGGTGGGCCGGTGAAACTTCGAAGCTGCATTCGGCGCGGCACATGGCCGCGATGGCGCTGGTGAGCGCCCTTGCCATCTTCTTGCGCTTGTCGCGATGATTGCTGTCGCGTGTGTCGCACGCACACCTTGCGCACTATGATCAGTTGCCGCCTTCACCGTCCCCCATCCACGATGTCGCCGAACAGGCCCTTCACCCCATGCGGCGCGGACCGCCAATATTGCGGCGGCGCTTCGACTGTCGCGCCGAGCTGTGCCGCCGCATGCCAGGGCCAATGCGGATCGTAGAGCATGCCGCGCGCGAGCGCGACGAGATCGGCCTTGCCGCTCGTCACGATGTCTTCGGCCTGCTGCGGATCGGTGATGAGGCCGACCGCGATTGTCGTGAGGCCGGTAGCTTCTTTCACGCCTTGCGCCAAGGGCACCTGATAGCCGGGTCCAACGGGGATTTTCTGCAAGGGAGAAATGCCGCCCGAGGAGACGTCGATCCAATCGGCACCGCGCGGCTTCAACTCTTTGGCGAAGGCGATGGTTTGCTGGAGATCCCAGCCGCCGTCGACCCAATCCGTCCCCGAAATTCTGACGCCGACCGGCCTTTCGGCCGGGAAGGCGGCGCGCACGGCATCAAA
The window above is part of the Methylovirgula sp. HY1 genome. Proteins encoded here:
- a CDS encoding F0F1 ATP synthase subunit A; translation: MDPIHQFAIQSIVDWHPFGVNASFTNASLFMVIVVAAIALLMLAGTRSRAIVPGRLQSMAEMTYEFVASTVRLTAGQAGMRFFPFIFSLFMFVLVSNLVGLFPYTFSVTSQIVVTFALAILVNGLVLVYGFYKHGLHFLRLFVPSGVTIVLLPFVVMIEILSFAARPISLSVRLFGNILAGHITLKIMGGFVAALLGAGVFAIIAPLPLIATVIFMALELLVAVLQAYVFAILSCVYINDAIHPGH
- a CDS encoding F0F1 ATP synthase subunit B' yields the protein MATSAEHGHMTGTQVPAAGESAFPPFDPANFAPLLVWLVLTFGALYLLMSKFALPRIGVILHDRHAKIEGDLSAAFARRTAADQASADYQKTLADAKARAQALAQETHARLAAEAEAKRHSLEADLGAKIAAGEAQIETMKTKAMANVEQIAHDTAAAIVEHLTGKPADAKAIAAALATMKS
- a CDS encoding F0F1 ATP synthase subunit C, which translates into the protein MNPEAARYLGAGIAAIGMGAAAIGVGLIFGNYLAGALRNPTASDAQFGRAFIGAALAEGLGIFAFLVAILLLFVLK
- a CDS encoding AtpZ/AtpI family protein; the encoded protein is MNDNERGRRSAIRDATDQEQAGGNKAGRKEASPDETSTFETREDAALKARLASLSSALDARQRDTTASESNAADLAGQSLGKAINLGLRVLTEFVAAIVVGAVIGWQLDTWFHTKPFLLILFLGLGTAAGFVNVYRLAASPTGPKRGTED